A single region of the Salinibacter sp. 10B genome encodes:
- a CDS encoding chemotaxis protein CheB gives MAPSSNDQASNGETPRPADTAAADRPERDPMPIVGIGASAGGIDALQRFFRELPAETGMAFVVILHLAPDRESNLAGILQSCTDLPVEQAADGTEVQTDHVYVIAPGHRLTLREGVLRVSAVEGAHDVATIDRFFRSLAEDQGRNAVGVVLSGSGSDGTLGLRAINEKGGVAFAQVPEDAEYDDMPQSAIATGLVDLTASAGTLAEMLVQYRDHAGAIQVPERVDTLGDDGQSALQKILARLFSMTGHDFSNYDRAMVLRRVGRRLQLTAAQSLDEYRRRLQNDEEETRALYKDLLVSITNFFRDPEAFAALEEQVIPKLFEGKGPDDQVRVWVPGCATGEEAYSMAMLLVEYADTLDAPPELQVFATDVDQDALDTARERHYPEAIAADVTEDRLRRFFEGEGTYYRVDNRLREIILFSPHNVLADPPFSTLDLVSCRNLLVYLDADAKTHVYERFHYGLREGGFLFLGRNEGTQAAEALFSTVDAPNTILKARALSPDERTYLPFQEGVEEMSVMAAPTSESAESSDLTSDPSDLAEVHHRVLMDAVASLLVNDNGEIVHLSDGASRYLRFREGTPSRKLFPLVPDALRPELQSALYQAFQKGRTVERTGLSVKIEGEPRMLRLFVRPVEQTGGEQLAHVRIEERPRPAPPEAPDSEETDRSATNRPGTNKSDTDEPDTGLQQTDEISNRQEELDRTREQLQTTTEKYEAVWRQLELANEQLRSANEELRSKNQEMETRREELQSLNEELQTTNQERKAKIEELREANSVLENLMDATEIATLFLDRDLTIQRYTPRVTELFNIQPADVGRSLSDFTQRFEYEDLMEDAKAALYDLDAIERELHTSENRWFLLRVRPYRTVEDEIRGVVLSFIDITERRMAEEARRRSEELHRLAVDAGKVGTWSVDLETGEAALSPRKAALLGIDPDEHRPPSDQAESEFWQQVVPQEDWAQLVHPDDRDPMEQALVAARETGAPFEIEYRAQHADGVRWIYSKGEVTHDGPTDGRALRGASVDITELKEAQEELLRERNFVNSVLDTVGALVMVLDREGRILRVNDECEAVTGYSADELRGSDSFERLVPPDEVPEVRDSFLALLRGEAPIRIENHVRTKDGDERLIDWTSTVLRDEAGTVQFVIGTGIDVTERRALEQEVIDAGERVRREIGQDLHDVLSSDLAALAMKADNLKRKVKEALSNQTGAVDALQDIIGGIRTAAERSRTLSHALIPVSLQEEHLAAALDNLCREQEELTGTTFTFEGDREERLPRDDETAMHLYRIAHEALSNVHRHAQADHVWVSLRRTDAALVLTVKDDGVGLPDEIDSASSGVGLRSMDYRASVIGAALAFESGDEGGAVVRCALPLDKARAE, from the coding sequence ATGGCCCCCTCGTCCAACGACCAAGCCTCGAACGGTGAGACCCCTCGCCCAGCCGACACTGCAGCGGCGGACCGCCCTGAACGCGACCCCATGCCCATCGTCGGCATCGGGGCCTCCGCCGGCGGCATCGACGCCCTCCAGCGCTTCTTCCGCGAGCTGCCGGCGGAGACCGGCATGGCCTTCGTCGTGATTCTCCACCTTGCGCCCGACCGCGAGAGCAACCTCGCCGGCATCCTTCAGTCCTGCACCGACCTGCCCGTCGAGCAGGCCGCGGACGGCACCGAGGTGCAGACCGACCACGTCTACGTCATTGCCCCCGGCCACCGCCTCACCCTGCGGGAGGGCGTCCTGCGAGTCAGTGCGGTCGAAGGGGCCCACGACGTTGCCACCATCGACCGCTTCTTCCGCTCGCTGGCCGAGGACCAGGGCCGCAACGCCGTCGGCGTCGTCCTCTCCGGCAGCGGCAGCGACGGCACGCTCGGCCTCCGCGCCATCAACGAGAAGGGCGGCGTGGCCTTTGCGCAGGTTCCCGAGGACGCCGAGTACGACGACATGCCGCAGAGCGCTATCGCCACGGGCCTCGTCGACCTCACGGCCTCGGCCGGCACCCTGGCCGAAATGCTCGTCCAGTACCGCGACCACGCGGGCGCGATCCAGGTGCCGGAGCGGGTCGACACGCTGGGCGACGACGGGCAGTCCGCCCTCCAGAAGATCCTGGCGCGGCTCTTTTCAATGACGGGCCACGACTTCTCCAACTATGACCGCGCGATGGTCCTCCGTCGTGTGGGACGCCGCCTCCAGCTCACGGCCGCCCAGTCGCTGGACGAGTACCGGCGCCGCCTGCAGAACGACGAGGAGGAGACGCGGGCACTCTACAAGGACCTGCTCGTCAGCATAACGAACTTCTTTCGGGACCCCGAGGCCTTCGCCGCGCTTGAGGAGCAGGTGATCCCGAAATTGTTCGAGGGCAAGGGTCCGGACGATCAGGTGCGGGTGTGGGTGCCGGGCTGCGCCACGGGCGAGGAGGCCTATTCGATGGCGATGCTTCTGGTCGAGTACGCCGACACGCTCGACGCCCCGCCCGAGCTCCAGGTCTTCGCTACTGACGTGGACCAGGACGCCCTCGACACGGCCCGCGAGCGGCACTATCCCGAGGCGATTGCCGCGGACGTGACCGAGGACCGGCTCCGGCGCTTCTTCGAGGGCGAGGGCACCTATTACCGCGTGGACAACCGCCTCCGCGAGATCATTCTGTTCTCCCCGCACAACGTGCTCGCGGATCCGCCCTTCTCGACCCTGGACCTTGTGAGCTGCCGCAATCTCCTGGTGTACCTCGACGCGGACGCGAAAACGCACGTGTACGAACGGTTCCACTACGGCCTGCGCGAGGGCGGATTCCTGTTCCTGGGACGGAACGAGGGCACCCAGGCGGCCGAGGCCCTCTTTTCGACGGTCGACGCCCCGAACACCATCCTGAAGGCCCGCGCCCTGTCCCCGGACGAGCGCACGTACCTCCCCTTCCAAGAGGGCGTCGAGGAAATGAGCGTGATGGCGGCGCCTACCTCCGAGAGCGCAGAGTCGTCGGACCTCACGTCCGACCCGTCGGACCTCGCCGAGGTACACCACCGGGTCCTCATGGACGCGGTGGCCAGCCTGCTGGTCAACGACAACGGGGAGATCGTCCACCTGTCCGACGGCGCGAGCCGCTACCTCCGGTTCCGGGAAGGCACGCCGAGCCGCAAGCTCTTCCCCCTCGTGCCGGACGCCCTGCGCCCCGAGCTGCAGAGCGCCCTCTACCAGGCGTTCCAGAAGGGCCGGACGGTCGAGCGGACGGGCCTGTCCGTTAAGATTGAGGGCGAGCCCCGGATGCTGCGCCTGTTCGTGCGGCCGGTGGAGCAGACGGGCGGCGAGCAACTCGCCCACGTCCGCATTGAGGAACGGCCGCGGCCCGCCCCGCCGGAAGCCCCCGACTCCGAGGAGACTGACCGGTCGGCCACCAACAGGCCGGGCACCAACAAGTCGGACACCGACGAGCCGGACACCGGCCTGCAGCAGACCGACGAGATCAGCAATCGCCAGGAGGAACTCGATCGGACCCGCGAGCAGCTCCAGACCACCACCGAGAAGTACGAGGCCGTGTGGCGGCAACTGGAACTGGCCAACGAGCAGCTCCGCTCGGCCAACGAGGAGCTGCGGTCCAAAAACCAGGAGATGGAAACGAGGCGGGAGGAGCTGCAGTCGCTCAACGAGGAGCTGCAGACGACCAATCAGGAGCGGAAGGCCAAGATCGAAGAGCTGCGCGAGGCGAACAGCGTCCTCGAAAACCTGATGGACGCCACCGAGATTGCCACCCTCTTCCTGGACCGCGACCTCACGATCCAGCGCTACACCCCGCGCGTGACCGAGCTCTTCAACATCCAGCCCGCGGACGTGGGGCGGTCCCTGTCGGACTTCACCCAGCGCTTCGAGTACGAGGACCTGATGGAGGACGCCAAGGCGGCCCTCTACGATCTGGACGCCATCGAGCGCGAGCTTCACACCAGTGAGAATCGGTGGTTTCTGCTGCGGGTGCGGCCCTACCGCACGGTCGAGGACGAGATTCGGGGTGTGGTCCTCTCGTTCATCGACATTACCGAGCGCCGGATGGCCGAGGAGGCGCGGCGCCGGAGCGAGGAGCTTCACCGCCTGGCCGTCGATGCGGGGAAGGTGGGCACGTGGAGTGTGGACCTGGAGACGGGCGAGGCCGCTCTCTCGCCCCGAAAGGCGGCGCTCCTGGGCATTGATCCCGACGAGCACCGCCCCCCCTCAGACCAGGCCGAATCCGAATTCTGGCAGCAGGTCGTGCCCCAGGAGGACTGGGCCCAGCTGGTCCACCCCGACGATCGCGACCCGATGGAGCAGGCGCTCGTCGCCGCGCGGGAGACGGGGGCGCCATTCGAGATCGAATATCGTGCGCAGCACGCGGACGGCGTTCGCTGGATCTATTCAAAGGGTGAGGTGACCCACGACGGCCCGACCGACGGCCGCGCTCTCCGGGGCGCCTCCGTCGACATTACTGAGCTGAAGGAGGCGCAGGAGGAGCTGCTCCGAGAGCGCAACTTCGTAAATAGCGTGCTCGACACCGTGGGCGCGCTCGTGATGGTGCTGGACCGGGAGGGCCGCATCCTGCGTGTCAACGACGAGTGCGAGGCCGTGACCGGCTACTCGGCCGACGAGCTTCGGGGGTCCGACTCCTTCGAGCGGCTGGTGCCGCCCGACGAGGTGCCCGAGGTCCGCGACTCGTTTTTGGCCCTGCTCCGTGGGGAAGCCCCCATTCGAATTGAGAACCATGTTCGGACGAAAGACGGGGACGAGCGCCTCATCGACTGGACCAGCACGGTGCTTCGGGACGAGGCGGGGACGGTCCAGTTCGTCATCGGCACCGGCATCGATGTCACCGAACGACGCGCCCTGGAGCAGGAGGTCATCGACGCCGGGGAGCGGGTGCGCCGCGAGATCGGCCAGGACCTCCACGACGTGCTCAGCTCCGACCTGGCCGCCCTCGCCATGAAGGCCGACAACCTGAAGCGCAAGGTCAAGGAGGCGCTTTCCAATCAGACGGGGGCGGTCGATGCCCTGCAAGACATCATCGGCGGCATCCGAACGGCCGCCGAGCGGTCGCGCACCCTCTCCCACGCCCTCATCCCCGTGTCCCTGCAGGAGGAGCACCTGGCTGCCGCCCTCGACAACCTGTGCCGCGAGCAGGAGGAGCTCACCGGCACGACGTTCACGTTCGAGGGGGACCGCGAGGAGCGACTCCCGCGCGACGACGAGACGGCGATGCATCTCTACCGCATCGCCCACGAGGCCCTCTCCAACGTGCACCGCCACGCCCAGGCGGACCACGTGTGGGTGTCCCTCCGCCGCACGGACGCGGCGCTCGTCCTCACCGTGAAGGACGACGGCGTGGGCCTCCCGGACGAGATCGACAGCGCAAGCAGCGGGGTGGGCCTCCGGTCGATGGACTACCGGGCCAGCGTTATCGGCGCGGCGCTCGCGTTCGAGTCCGGCGACGAGGGCGGCGCCGTCGTCCGCTGCGCCCTGCCGCTGGATAAAGCCCGGGCGGAATAA